The [Eubacterium] siraeum genome contains a region encoding:
- a CDS encoding RNA-splicing ligase RtcB, giving the protein MIVLEIIGERNTAVVYGEIIDECAVSQIEEICNHPAFENSRIRIMPDCHAGKGCVIGFTCVTSNRMIVPNIVGVDIGCGILTTVFTADREIDYRALDTFIRSNIPSGMEIHDSVSDTVAENTALIAKVNGICDAIGESADVDYHLRSIGTLGGGNHFIEIDRLNNGNYALTVHTGSRNLGKRICGYFQSNASVIDTELRRSILLRHRSATTSEEHEEIDRRAAQIAPVSKELAFITGERYDSYIGCMLDAKALAAFNRTVISDRIMSFLADEYGVEIKDRFDTVHNYIDWYDDTHTSVVIRKGAISARKGERIVIPLNMRDGIIIAHGRGNEEWNCSAPHGSGRAYSRSDARRTFTLEEYVEEMDGVNTWSVSESTIDECPMAYKPSEMIIGSIGDTVEIESIAHTVYNFKA; this is encoded by the coding sequence GTGATTGTTTTGGAGATAATCGGAGAAAGAAATACCGCTGTTGTATACGGCGAAATTATTGACGAATGCGCTGTCAGCCAGATTGAAGAAATCTGCAACCATCCTGCATTCGAAAATTCCCGTATCAGGATTATGCCCGACTGCCATGCCGGTAAGGGTTGTGTTATAGGATTTACCTGTGTAACTTCAAATAGGATGATTGTGCCGAATATCGTCGGTGTAGATATAGGGTGCGGAATACTCACGACCGTTTTCACAGCGGACAGAGAGATTGATTACAGGGCACTCGATACTTTTATCCGCAGTAATATCCCTTCCGGTATGGAGATACACGACAGCGTGAGTGATACGGTAGCAGAGAATACGGCTCTTATCGCAAAGGTGAACGGTATCTGTGACGCTATCGGAGAATCAGCCGATGTTGATTATCATCTTCGCAGTATCGGAACGCTCGGCGGAGGAAACCACTTCATTGAAATTGACCGTTTAAACAACGGGAACTATGCTTTGACGGTTCATACGGGGAGCAGGAATCTCGGAAAGAGAATCTGCGGTTATTTCCAGAGCAATGCTTCTGTAATTGACACGGAGTTAAGACGCAGTATTCTGTTAAGGCACAGGAGCGCAACGACAAGCGAAGAACACGAAGAAATCGACCGCCGTGCCGCACAGATTGCACCCGTGAGCAAGGAACTGGCATTTATCACGGGCGAAAGGTACGATTCTTACATCGGTTGTATGCTTGACGCAAAGGCGTTAGCCGCATTCAACAGAACGGTAATATCAGACAGAATAATGTCTTTTCTTGCGGACGAATACGGCGTTGAGATAAAGGACAGATTTGACACAGTTCATAACTATATTGATTGGTACGATGATACGCATACCTCTGTTGTAATCAGAAAGGGCGCAATTTCCGCAAGGAAGGGCGAACGTATTGTAATCCCGCTCAATATGCGTGACGGTATCATCATTGCACACGGCAGGGGCAACGAAGAATGGAACTGTTCCGCTCCGCACGGCTCAGGGCGTGCATACAGCCGCAGTGACGCAAGAAGAACATTCACGCTTGAGGAGTATGTCGAAGAAATGGACGGAGTCAACACATGGTCTGTCAGCGAAAGCACCATTGATGAATGCCCTATGGCATACAAGCCGTCCGAAATGATTATCGGAAGTATCGGGGATACGGTCGAAATCGAAAGTATCGCTCACACTGTATACAATTTCAAGGCATAA
- a CDS encoding leucine-rich repeat domain-containing protein → MGFQISNGVLKKYTEEKGVTEVVIQDGVQRIGERAFSGCDNITNVAIPDSVTSIGGSAFAGCSNLENITIPNSVTKICVCTFEWCDKLTSVTIPRSVTSISDGAFSNCTCLKNVTIPDSVTSIGSYAFGGCRSLNSLTIPDSVTSIGKSAFQECINLASVTIPVSITSISDNAFFECNGLTAVSIPDSVTSIGAGAFCKCGNLKNIAIPDSVTSIGEAAFSDCNSLESIAIPDSVTNISNHTFVSCSNLTSITIPGSVTDIGNCAFYECTNLTSITIPDSVTSIGNLAFYKCENLKDVTIPESVTDIGEYAFKGTKWLSEYPDDFVVLKNGILIAYKGKESIISIPDSVTSICNSVFAKCNSLTSVTIPDSVTSISDSAFESCSNLTSVTIPNSVTSIGKRAFLECRSLTSIVIPDSVISIGDSAFEGCNFSSFTIPKTVRKVGKESFHGCKEITVYDSIDPDAKPCKSHSDKYGGSPNSLLGSVVNYKTHDNWLDYEVTVRSAQTDEIKYKVWMGGDCTQGEYCYTLASSWGRNATFNFNAIDEMFTKIKGVYHKIKVAMNRLRYPVDLTDEQKEMYSSYIVHSAKNAVKLCIDTDDMELLLSCEPLGIIKKNNIDELLEYATEKKAVSFTAYLLEYKESHFKKGKNVLDSLKL, encoded by the coding sequence ATGGGATTTCAAATCAGCAACGGCGTACTGAAGAAATACACCGAAGAGAAAGGTGTGACCGAGGTAGTTATACAGGACGGCGTACAAAGAATCGGTGAGCGGGCATTTTCGGGCTGCGACAATATTACAAACGTGGCCATTCCCGATTCGGTCACAAGTATCGGCGGGTCGGCTTTTGCCGGCTGTAGCAACCTTGAAAATATAACTATTCCGAATTCTGTTACAAAAATCTGCGTATGTACATTTGAATGGTGCGACAAGCTTACAAGCGTAACTATTCCCCGTTCGGTCACAAGTATCAGCGACGGCGCATTCAGTAACTGTACCTGCCTTAAAAACGTAACTATTCCGGATTCGGTGACAAGTATCGGCAGTTATGCTTTTGGAGGTTGCCGCAGTCTTAATAGCCTGACTATACCGGATTCGGTCACAAGTATCGGCAAAAGTGCGTTTCAAGAATGCATCAATCTTGCAAGCGTAACTATTCCCGTTTCGATTACAAGTATCAGTGACAATGCTTTTTTTGAATGCAACGGCCTTACAGCCGTTAGCATTCCGGATTCCGTTACAAGCATAGGCGCCGGTGCATTCTGCAAATGCGGCAACCTTAAAAATATAGCAATTCCCGATTCGGTTACAAGTATCGGCGAAGCCGCTTTTTCCGACTGCAACAGTCTTGAAAGCATAGCTATTCCCGATTCCGTAACAAATATCAGTAATCATACATTTGTAAGTTGCAGTAATCTTACAAGTATAACCATTCCGGGTTCAGTTACCGATATCGGTAACTGTGCATTTTATGAGTGTACTAACCTTACAAGTATAACAATCCCCGATTCGGTTACGAGCATAGGTAACTTAGCATTTTACAAATGCGAAAATCTTAAAGATGTGACCATTCCCGAATCTGTTACCGATATAGGCGAATATGCGTTTAAAGGAACAAAGTGGCTTTCGGAATATCCGGATGATTTTGTTGTGCTGAAAAACGGAATTCTCATTGCGTACAAAGGAAAAGAAAGTATAATATCAATCCCCGATTCGGTCACAAGTATCTGCAACAGTGTATTTGCAAAATGCAACAGTCTTACAAGCGTAACTATACCCGATTCTGTTACAAGTATAAGCGACAGTGCATTTGAAAGTTGCAGTAATCTTACAAGTGTAACAATTCCAAATTCGGTCACAAGTATCGGCAAACGTGCATTTCTGGAATGCAGAAGCCTTACAAGCATAGTCATTCCCGATTCAGTCATAAGCATCGGCGACAGTGCATTTGAAGGCTGTAATTTTTCTTCTTTTACTATCCCTAAGACTGTAAGAAAAGTCGGAAAAGAAAGTTTCCATGGATGCAAAGAGATTACGGTTTATGATTCTATTGATCCCGACGCAAAGCCGTGTAAAAGTCATTCAGATAAATATGGCGGCTCTCCCAACTCATTGTTAGGATCTGTTGTCAACTATAAAACTCATGATAACTGGCTCGATTATGAGGTGACTGTGCGCTCTGCACAAACTGATGAGATAAAGTACAAAGTATGGATGGGCGGCGACTGCACTCAAGGCGAATACTGCTACACACTGGCATCATCCTGGGGAAGAAACGCTACATTCAATTTCAATGCGATAGATGAAATGTTCACTAAAATCAAGGGAGTATATCACAAAATCAAAGTCGCAATGAACAGACTGCGTTATCCCGTTGATTTAACGGACGAGCAGAAAGAAATGTACAGTTCTTATATTGTACACTCTGCAAAAAATGCGGTAAAGCTCTGTATTGATACAGATGATATGGAACTGTTGCTTTCTTGCGAACCGCTTGGTATTATAAAAAAGAACAATATTGATGAATTACTTGAATATGCCACAGAGAAAAAGGCTGTTTCGTTTACCGCATATTTGCTTGAGTATAAAGAAAGTCATTTCAAAAAAGGAAAGAATGTGTTGGACAGTCTGAAGCTGTGA
- a CDS encoding DUF5104 domain-containing protein: protein MVCTIIISVLCSIILTSCNLVTMVTGDYSGLANRNFNALITAMENKDKSAVKALFMDSTINSSENFEKSLDELLEYYNGKMTSYDDVSSGGEFVERNLFIGKRVFMSSYFVVETDGDKYHFDITECVFDSLNPGNVGIKSLYIINDKDFPDKDGYYQGDYKNTEGINIGKYAEYSEDTVMSREKFNNLLTAVENKDKDTLGSYFSKNAVEKTPDFDNEVEKLLNLYKGTHKPFNRYTGGGSVYEMNDRGTEYKYLDSNFYLETEEGKNFYFKISEYLINEEDENNVGITCLKVYNQTSDVNAEIDMEAVPIVVIGAE from the coding sequence ATGGTATGCACAATAATAATTTCAGTTTTGTGTTCAATTATCCTCACTTCCTGCAATCTTGTAACAATGGTAACAGGCGACTACAGCGGACTTGCCAATCGGAATTTCAATGCGTTGATAACCGCTATGGAAAATAAGGATAAATCGGCAGTCAAAGCACTGTTTATGGACAGCACAATAAACAGCTCGGAGAATTTTGAAAAATCCTTGGATGAATTACTTGAATATTATAATGGAAAAATGACTTCTTATGATGACGTGTCAAGCGGCGGAGAGTTTGTTGAAAGGAATTTATTTATTGGCAAGCGGGTATTTATGTCTTCGTATTTTGTAGTTGAAACCGACGGCGATAAATATCATTTTGATATTACAGAATGTGTTTTTGACAGCTTAAATCCGGGTAATGTCGGAATAAAATCTTTGTACATAATAAACGATAAAGATTTTCCCGATAAAGACGGGTACTATCAGGGTGATTACAAAAATACCGAAGGGATAAATATCGGAAAATATGCCGAATATTCCGAAGACACGGTAATGTCAAGAGAGAAATTCAATAATCTGCTTACTGCGGTTGAAAACAAGGACAAGGATACGCTCGGGTCTTATTTTTCAAAAAATGCCGTTGAGAAAACACCCGATTTCGACAACGAAGTTGAAAAATTGCTGAACCTGTATAAAGGAACTCATAAGCCGTTTAACAGATATACGGGTGGCGGCAGTGTTTATGAGATGAATGACCGGGGTACTGAATACAAATATCTTGATTCGAATTTTTATCTCGAAACCGAAGAGGGCAAAAACTTTTATTTTAAAATCAGCGAATATCTTATCAATGAAGAAGATGAAAATAATGTCGGCATTACATGCCTTAAGGTTTATAACCAAACCTCAGATGTAAATGCCGAAATCGATATGGAGGCTGTGCCGATAGTTGTTATCGGGGCTGAATGA
- a CDS encoding DUF4279 domain-containing protein yields the protein MSNHCTIYAEMHLIFDNDFDVHSITKQLGIAPTECKLRDETRMSPLTNKPIEGFWTLKTEEKEERDLGVVLNELIENISAKLPDIKKICDENGGTVVFDIIPFFDGDSKPALYFERDFLDIVNYLNATIQIDLYMR from the coding sequence GTGAGTAATCACTGTACAATTTATGCAGAGATGCACCTGATTTTTGATAATGATTTTGATGTGCACTCGATCACAAAGCAATTAGGAATTGCTCCGACAGAATGTAAATTGCGTGATGAAACACGAATGTCACCTTTGACAAATAAACCTATTGAGGGCTTTTGGACGCTGAAAACAGAGGAAAAAGAAGAAAGGGACTTGGGCGTTGTACTGAATGAGTTAATTGAAAATATATCCGCTAAATTACCGGACATCAAAAAAATCTGTGATGAAAACGGAGGGACAGTTGTTTTCGATATCATCCCATTTTTTGATGGCGATAGTAAACCTGCATTGTATTTTGAAAGAGATTTTCTTGATATTGTAAATTATTTAAATGCTACCATTCAAATAGATTTATATATGAGGTGA
- a CDS encoding toprim domain-containing protein, translating to MNDCVYVFESFIDAMSHANLYKIKYGNKDAWKLHNRLALGGTADTALMELLKRKPNIRNICLCLDNDSAGRAASATIRQKLMSMGYMNVYERFSREKDYNEELMMVRKTEI from the coding sequence ATGAACGACTGCGTATATGTTTTCGAATCGTTCATCGACGCTATGAGCCACGCTAATTTGTACAAAATAAAGTATGGAAATAAGGACGCCTGGAAACTGCACAACAGACTTGCTCTCGGCGGAACAGCCGATACGGCTCTGATGGAACTGTTGAAGCGTAAACCGAATATCCGTAATATCTGTCTGTGCCTGGATAATGATAGTGCAGGCAGAGCAGCCTCAGCTACTATCAGACAAAAGCTGATGAGTATGGGATATATGAATGTGTACGAACGGTTTTCAAGGGAGAAGGATTATAATGAGGAGCTTATGATGGTGAGAAAGACAGAGATATAA